The DNA window GTTGGCATTGAGGTCGGTCAGCAGCATGCGCATGCCGTGCTGGCGGTAGGACTCCAGCGTTTCTGCGTCGTAGGCCCAGAACGGCGGGCGTACCAGCTTTGGGGCGACGCCGGTGATGCCGGTGAGGTCATCGACGCCTTGTCGCATCGATTCGTCCAGCGTCTGTTTGCTCATGAAGCGGTGGTTCGAGTGGAACAAGGTGGCGGTGTGCAGCGCGACGATGTGGCCTTCGTCGTGTTCGCGCTTGATCAGCGCGCGGCCGACGTCCGTGCCGCCGCCGTGCCAGGCGCGGGTCTGCGTGAAGAACACGGCCTTGATGTTGTCCTGCAGAGGATTGCGGGCCAGCGTCTCGAGGATATGCACGGTGGGATTGTCGCTGGCGGCGGCGGCGGGGCCGTCGTCGAAGGTGAGCAGAAAACGCACAGGAGCCGGCATGGGCACGGGCGCTGCCAAGACTGCGGACGTGTCCTGGCCTGCGGCGGCAGCGCTCAATAGTAGCAATGACAATGTTGCAAGCAGCAGGCGGGGACGAAGGACTAACACGGGATTAACGAACGACGAGGGATGGATATTGTACGTGAATTCACGTTGTCGCCGCGCACCTCTAATTTTATTAAACCAATATAGATGAAGATCTTATGAGCGCCAATTTTGATTTAACGCAGCCTTCCGGCGATCCCCATGTTCCGGAGACGGCATTCGGCAAATGGTTCCTGCGCACCGAGACCTGGACCGTCCATGTGCTGGAGCGCGCGCTGGCGGACCTGGAGCGCATGATGCCGGCCGATCGGCGCGGCTACGACGTGGTGGCCGATGTGGGCTGCGGCTTTGGCCGCTCCCTGGGCAAGCTGCACCAGCGCTTTGCGCCCAAGCGCTTGATCGGCATGGACATCGATCCCGAGATGCTGCAGGAATCGGCCAAGGAGATGGCGGCGCTGAACATCCCGGCCGACTTCATTTGCTGTTCCAGCTCGA is part of the Oxalobacteraceae bacterium OTU3CAMAD1 genome and encodes:
- a CDS encoding polysaccharide deacetylase family protein, with amino-acid sequence MPAPVRFLLTFDDGPAAAASDNPTVHILETLARNPLQDNIKAVFFTQTRAWHGGGTDVGRALIKREHDEGHIVALHTATLFHSNHRFMSKQTLDESMRQGVDDLTGITGVAPKLVRPPFWAYDAETLESYRQHGMRMLLTDLNANDGKIYGINFSWHKRSNMLKHLAETRKRWAAGAMPAVDGSTPVVVTFHDVNTYTSRHIQEYLDILIDVARELDVPLAAKPFYDDHDELERAALASTVNNPDAKPQLPGLWNWLWQ